ACGTATTGACGCAGACCATGGATTCTGAATTTCTTTGAGCAGATGATAGGATTTCATTTCCTCTGCAACTCCAGATCCACAACCACTGTAcatggtgtagctccattgacttcagtgaagtgctGCCATTTAAACTAGCTCTGGAGCTGGTCCTAATCCTTTGGAAAGCCAGATAGATCAATCAGAGTTTTGAGTTTGCTTCTTAACCTGCCAGTGAATCTTTGCTGATGTGACTTTTCCTGTTTTGCCTCAGTGTAATGTCTTGAAGAAACCGAGTGGCCTACCCTTCGTTAGCACTGTCTGTCACTTGGTTTCCACCAAATATACTTCCATCAAAAAGAGACACTCGTACAACCAATCTATGTGTACTGGAACAGAGAAAGGAGTGAAGACCATTAATGAAGTTGCGGTCAGCAGTGCACAGCCAGTTCTGAATACCCTGGAACCTCAACGTAAGTAAACCAGGATAGAGAAGATTTTCTCAACGGGAAGGGAAAGTGTAActcaaaataaaaattcagtggGAAATTCCTCATTCAGTCCTGACTGTCACATATAGGTGGTGTGCAATTTCTCAGCAACTTCTGTGCCTAAAACCAGCTGGAAAATTGGCCTCCTGTCTCCACTTCTGATATGGCTGATCTGAGAACGATGGCATATAAACATAAGCCAATCTATTCCGACTCACACTGAAAGAGAGTTAAGAAACTAATTCAATTTACCTCTCTATAGCTGCAACAGTAAACTGCAAGGGTCTAGAgtcagtggaggagaagctgccgATACTTTGTCAAAATGCCGATCAGGTAATTATCTTTTATTCAACTAGAGACTCCTTAAAGGGGAAGGCTATGATCTGATCTATTAGCAAGAGTAACTAGAGCTGTGGTGGCAGCTGAATGCCTTGCCAGAGAGGTGTGGATAGTTGTACCCTATTTTGCAAGAACGTATCTGATCAAAAAATGGGTAATTGTGGATTTCACTAGACAATAACAGGCAGTCTATGCAGTTTCAATTCAAACTCTGGAGGGAATGTTGGGGCAGTGGACAAACACACATTTTCTGATGACTGCAAACTAGGAAAGGGGAGATAAAATTGGATGACACAAGCCCCGTTTCATAGAGGTTCCAGAACAACATTATGTTGAAATGTCTCCTGTATGGAAGATTGAAGCTCACCACAAGCGGAAGGTGATGTCCCTTCATCAATTGAGATCTACCCTATTTTGAGATGAGATCTTAGGTCAAAGCGTTAAGAAATGCAGCTGCCGTTgttcagcagttttgaaaattgcCCCCACCTTATTAGATACCCTCATTATGAATTTAGCAGCCTAGCTTTGGGCACCCGAGTCTGAAAACTTTGtccaagatcttttttttttttttagtataaaacCAACTTTCCTCTATTTTATTTTCAGGTTGTTTCAGATGTAAAGGACTTCATGAGGTTTTCCGAAGTGACAAGTGAAAATGATGCAGTGACCAACACAATCATAGGAGTGGTCGGCCTGACAAAAGAAGCCATCCAGACCAATGTGGAGACCCCCGAATCAGCAGTGATTAATGGTATGAGTACAGTCATGGGATGAAAAGTATGTAGGGCTGGCCGGGAAAGAAGAATTCTGATTTAGAACAAAATTGGAGGAtttgaaattagtttttgttCCACAGTGGAATGAAAATGAgacctttcaaaaatgttcattaaaaaacAGGAGCAAGTCCCAACCTAAAATAGCCTGGTAATTAGGGTACTAATCTGGCatatgggagacccaagttcaagtccctgctctgcctgatttggagcagggagttgGCTGTTCTGGGGTTGATTCCATCCTGGAGCTGAGAAACCTTCATGATCAAAGTTCCATCCAAATCACTACACTTCTGTCAATGGTTTTCATGAATCTGTATTTTCCAATATAAAAACTTTCtgctgaaaaattcctgaccagctttaGTCAGATGGCCAAGAATGAAGTTTAAGCCGTGCTGGAGACAGCTGAAGAGCTAGCACATCCCTACCTCCCCACAGCTGGTGAAGTGGGTAAGAACTTGTGTGGGTCACACCCAGGTTGGGaatttcaaagaagcctaagggagttCAGTGTTCAGCTTCTACTGATTTCCAGTAAAAGTTGAGTACCTACATctcataggtgcttttgaaaattccagccctgGTGTCAATATTTTTGCCATAGCTCCAAAATAAAATGGGGGCATCCCAATGTTCCACTCTTTTCGTTACCTTAGACTTTCCCTCTATTTGGAGTTGGCTGATATAATAACAAGCCAGTAAATGGATAAAGGGCCCCTTGCATTGATAAGACCAAATAATTAACAGGATTCCCACTTGAACTAGCTTTAAGCCATGAGCTACTCCTTCATTCTAGTCCTTGCTTTCATCCATTCACACACTGGGGTGTAAAAGGAAGACAAATATCAGACTGACAGAAGAGAGTGAGTTTAAAATATGTCCCCAGGCATCCTGTGAAGTGAGACTTGGCTGCAGCTGCGATGACATATGTTAAGCTGTTATGTAACATTTGTTTTCCTGAAGATTGCTCAGTAAAATGCACACATCTGGGAGAGCAAGATCCCAAGCCATAAAACTATGACTGGTGCTGAGTGTGTTTACATCCTGGAGCACATGCTGTCACTTGGGGGGTGTTAATGCTTCATGGATAGGGGAAATATAAGTGTGTGGTCAATGGTTATGTTTCTTATCAAAAGGTAAATGGTAGTAAATGGGGAGGAGATACTTTGAGGACCACTGACCTTTCTAGAAAAGCACTGGCTAATTTCAGAGGAAAAGTGGTTACACACGCgggatctgggtttaattcccagctctgccacaaattcCTGTAGGGCTTCAGACTAGTCATTTCAGTtctttgtgcttctgtttcccatttgtaaaatagggataatcttctcttccacccattgtctgtttagattataaattcttagGGGAAGAGACCGTCTTCTGCTTCTGCCTAGCACAACAAGACCTGAGTCAGTTGGGGACTTCAGGCgctgccataatacaaataacagcAATAATAGTTTACCCAATTTCTCATTAAAACAATTCCATCACTAGATTGGTGGCAAACAGTGGTAATAGTAGTGCTGTTGCAAAAGGGCCAGCCTTTTAAAGGTAttgaggcacctaaagatgcagatagggatCTAGTGAGATGTTCAAAATGCAAGGTGCCTATCTCTATCAATGGGAATTATGTGCCTAGgaactttttgaaaatcccaccaggtgcCTATTTACCTTTCTGTgttcctaaatacttttgaaaatctgacccttagtaTCTCAGGTGCAGGTAGAACATGTGCTGTGAAGGTTTTCTAAaacctctgctctaggaattattgtgggcacagggccggctctaccatttttgccgccccaagcaaaaaataaataaataaaaaaaaataaaaaaaaagccgcccgaactgccgaagcaaaataaataaataaataaaaaggccgCTCggtttgccgccccaagaatggatggaatgccgcccATAAGCATTCGCCGCCCCAGgtacgtgcttcctccgctggtgcctggagccggccctgtgtggggaagttctatagcctgcgttatacaggaggtcagcctagatgaccacagtgggcttttctggccttataatctatgaatctatgagtcaggctttcaaatgaagatttggCGAAGCTGTGGTCCATTCTGACATTATCGCCTTTCATTTGGCAGCATAACTTTATTCTCTTGTTTCTTTCAGTTAAACCTACAGCTTTTGCAGAAAGGCATGGAGTGGCTTCTGCTCAGCAGCAGCAAGGTTATGACCGTTACTGGGTGCGTTTGGGCTCCATGATGACCAAATTCCAGCAATGTCCTTTCCAGCATTCCCAGAGCAAGGTGAGGGATGCCGGCCAAAGCATCTGGGAGGCTCTTCAAACTAGTTCCCTGGTAGGAACAAAGTTCTTTCCCCTTCATCCTTATCCCAGAGATGTTCTGGGCAGGACCACAATATAACTaatcttcttctttgagtggcctctgcatattcccactcttGAGATctacccagtgcttaatttgtaatgacagcggtgctggggctcaagcaattaagtGTTAGTGATCaagaatttttttactttcataactgatacggcaagcccagaagtgccggggttatgaactgccaagcctaaagGTGCCTTGGCAAGCcctgacacaaattaagcactgaatgtacctgtggcacagccaggatcAGTGGAACCTTCCAATGCCATTGGAACACTACCTTACACCCTCCTCTTGTGACTCCAAATGTTTGCGGGGCAGAGCAATAAAAGTGGTGTGGAGCACCAACTGTCACAGTTCCTTCCAGCCATGGTGGCAGACGGAACGGGAACCTCACCTGGTCCATGGACCCAGTTTTGTCAGAATGTATCATCCAGTGCCTTCTTCATTAGGATTAGTGTTAGTTGGCTTCTTCAGTTAGACAGTTTTTACTTATCTTTTTCAGGTTTGGCAGTTTCATTGTTGTTCTTTGTCCCAGTAGGTTCTTTAGCAATCCAGTCTTTGTGAGAGTCAAAGATTGCAAGACTTCTTATTTATCTAGGCCCATTCCAGACCGTAtatagcagtgatactcagactgaggctcgcgaGCCGCAAGtgtctctttaatgtgtctcctgtggctctttgcagcacgggatattttaaaacactgtgatttaattattaaccaatctaagttatttaccaatcaggatgcttttcctatgttattaaccaattaagttatcaacttgcactaagttattaactGATTTACTGCGtgagtaatatatatataaaactaaatGTAATATAGTActctagtaaatgaaacaatgaattcacactactgggTAATGTTGATCTCTAATGTGGCTCCTGGACCACTGAACGCTGAGTATCACGATATATAGTTTCAATAGAAGCTCCTCAATGGTCAGGGGGAACCATACCAAACAGGGCTGGATTGGCATGGAAAACATCAAAGAGAGCGGGAACAATGGTTCTGTATTGGGGAACAGTTTTAGGATCAAACAATAGTGTAGTTGTAGACGTCTCCCATTTCAAGAGATATTTCTAAAAATTGTACCTTCACACTATTAATTTGCTTCTTGCAGTTGCTGAAATATTGCATCATTGCCTTGATTCATACAATTACACAACCCCTGAAGACCATCTACCTGATCCTACTGGTTATTATTGAACACTTTCCCGTCAACTTTCAGGATAAGATGCAACAAGTTTCCCATACCACAGAAGTGCTCCGTGCTTCAGTCTCCACTCTTGATTCCTTCCAAGATCTGTTTAGACGAATCCTCTCCCAAATATGGGAGAAAGTGACCAAGGAGGAGGAACATATGAATGAGCTGCTGGAGTATGTGGTGTACAGTACACCTCTCTGTTGGTTTGTGGGACCCTTCAATGCTTTAAGAGGTAGAACATAAGCAGACTCCACAGAAACTGCAGAATATGGATAAGAAGGCGCACATAACAAGTGACACTATTTAGACTGCATACGTTTGGAAGCTGTTATAGGACAGGACTTCCCAGTGGAGCTAATTTATTTGTAGACCTGTAAAGTTTGTCAAATGAAAGCTTTGATCTTTGTGATCTCAGCTCTGAGATTAGAGCTGAGTCTCAGAATAGCCtggaagtaaataaataaattgggttCTTTGAAAGTCCCTTTGGAATCATTTAAATACAGGCTgcgggaggggaaagggaactaTAAAAAGTCTGACCTTGAGCAAAACTTTTTGGTTAAATGTGTGGCAAACAGAATCAATTTAAAACAGGGAGGTTAATAGAAGTTTAGGAATTTTAGCAGATAGCAAAGAGAACGTGCCATTGCATAGTCctatacataagaacataagaacagccatactgggtcagaccaaaggtccatctagcccagtatcctgtcttccgacagtggccaatgccaggtgccccagagggaatgaacagaacaagtaatcatcaagtgatccatttcctatcactcattcccagct
The Emys orbicularis isolate rEmyOrb1 chromosome 1, rEmyOrb1.hap1, whole genome shotgun sequence DNA segment above includes these coding regions:
- the LOC135882392 gene encoding perilipin-3-like, translating into MSSKTTKLDTASSENWEQKKQCNVLKKPSGLPFVSTVCHLVSTKYTSIKKRHSYNQSMCTGTEKGVKTINEVAVSSAQPVLNTLEPQPATVNCKGLESVEEKLPILCQNADQVVSDVKDFMRFSEVTSENDAVTNTIIGVVGLTKEAIQTNVETPESAVINVKPTAFAERHGVASAQQQQGYDRYWVRLGSMMTKFQQCPFQHSQSKLLKYCIIALIHTITQPLKTIYLILLVIIEHFPVNFQDKMQQVSHTTEVLRASVSTLDSFQDLFRRILSQIWEKVTKEEEHMNELLEYVVYSTPLCWFVGPFNALRGRT